The following coding sequences are from one Elusimicrobium minutum Pei191 window:
- the polA gene encoding DNA polymerase I — protein MSADKKTIYIADAHNFLHRNYHALPKLSTSQGLEVGALYGFVRWLVKLVEEKKPHYVAVCFDSRGGSTKRKKMFSDYKAHRKPVDEALLTQLQLAREVVSGMGLKVFAVQGIEADDIIGFIAKKSVAEGADAVLATSDKDALQLLNEHIKLWPAGAAKESLKGPDYVKEKFNIAQKYLTDYLAIVGDSSDNVPGVAGLGPKTAAELINNFGYLEDIIKEAKAGNPKIKKGAAQKIIDNEAVAILSKQLVTLDENIPMDFTLEDAVFSPPAPAKLSELFAKYEFKNLLSAFDSARPKNTPEGELFSQDTEIKQGISFNEVVNKIKDKMFIQTDENFVLISADSQTCCLEELDNLTQEELLKIEELANNKQILKISYDVKFTLRALDVTPKEIINCFDVRLAAYSLNPGADIGFKALAAQYLDVIIEPKDEKEFLTLQNQYIWSLKEVLERDLKEKDQFKIFNELELPLITVLLAMEEIGVLVDKAWLENFSKTLEGEIAAIQNDINKDAQREINVNSPKQLGALLFDQLKLPSVKKTKTGYSTDEEVLQQLVNLHPIVKKILEYRSNAKLKSTYVDNLIMLADGNSRVHTYLDQTGTVTGRLSSSSPNLQNIPIRTPKGRMLRRAFVAEGGKTLLSVDYSQIDLRLLAHESQDSVLVNAFKEGGDIHTKTAAEVFGVMREMVSDEMRSSAKAINFGIIYGQGPMGLSQNLNISVREAKEYIDNYFAVYKGVREWIDKNIALARERGYVKTLLGHIRYLPEFKMGSGHMASFAQRAAINTIVQGGSADVIKKAMADIFNHYKGTEVKMLLQVHDELIFELPEKNLLKEAAVIKNKMEHTIELKVPLLAEAKTGVNWYEMEKLKL, from the coding sequence ATGTCAGCTGACAAAAAAACTATTTATATAGCAGACGCGCACAACTTCCTGCACAGGAATTACCACGCTTTGCCTAAACTTTCAACCTCACAAGGATTGGAAGTGGGCGCGCTTTACGGTTTTGTCAGGTGGCTGGTTAAATTAGTGGAAGAAAAAAAACCCCACTACGTTGCCGTATGTTTTGACAGCAGGGGCGGCAGTACAAAAAGGAAGAAAATGTTTTCCGACTACAAAGCCCACCGCAAACCTGTTGATGAAGCCCTTTTAACACAATTGCAGCTTGCCAGGGAAGTTGTGTCCGGAATGGGACTTAAAGTTTTTGCCGTTCAGGGGATTGAGGCCGACGATATTATAGGTTTTATAGCTAAAAAAAGCGTTGCCGAAGGCGCGGACGCTGTCTTAGCTACTTCCGATAAAGACGCTTTACAACTACTTAACGAACATATTAAACTTTGGCCCGCAGGCGCGGCTAAAGAATCTTTAAAAGGCCCGGATTACGTAAAAGAAAAATTTAATATAGCCCAAAAATATTTAACCGATTACCTTGCCATTGTGGGGGATTCTTCCGACAATGTGCCCGGGGTGGCCGGGCTGGGGCCCAAAACCGCCGCCGAACTTATTAATAATTTCGGATATCTTGAAGATATTATAAAAGAGGCCAAAGCCGGCAACCCGAAAATAAAAAAGGGCGCCGCGCAAAAAATTATAGATAACGAAGCTGTTGCTATACTTTCAAAACAGCTTGTTACTTTAGATGAAAATATTCCTATGGATTTTACTTTAGAAGATGCTGTTTTTTCACCGCCTGCGCCGGCTAAACTGTCTGAATTATTTGCAAAGTACGAATTTAAAAATCTTCTAAGCGCTTTTGATAGCGCGCGTCCAAAAAACACCCCGGAGGGGGAACTGTTTTCACAAGATACTGAAATTAAACAGGGGATATCCTTTAATGAAGTCGTAAATAAAATAAAAGATAAGATGTTTATACAGACCGATGAAAACTTTGTTTTAATATCCGCTGATTCGCAAACCTGCTGCCTTGAAGAATTAGATAACCTGACCCAAGAAGAACTTTTAAAAATAGAAGAGCTTGCTAACAATAAACAAATTTTAAAAATAAGTTATGACGTGAAATTTACTTTAAGGGCTTTAGATGTAACTCCTAAAGAAATTATTAACTGTTTTGACGTGCGTCTTGCGGCATATTCTTTAAATCCGGGGGCTGATATCGGGTTTAAAGCTCTTGCAGCGCAGTATTTGGACGTTATTATAGAACCTAAAGACGAAAAAGAATTTTTAACTCTCCAAAACCAATATATATGGTCTTTAAAAGAAGTCCTGGAGCGTGATCTTAAGGAAAAAGACCAATTTAAAATTTTTAATGAGCTTGAGCTTCCTTTAATAACCGTGCTTTTGGCTATGGAAGAGATAGGCGTTTTGGTTGATAAAGCCTGGCTTGAAAACTTTTCAAAAACATTAGAAGGTGAAATCGCGGCCATACAAAATGATATTAATAAAGACGCGCAGAGGGAAATTAACGTTAATTCCCCCAAACAGCTTGGCGCGCTTCTTTTTGACCAACTTAAACTGCCTTCAGTTAAAAAAACAAAAACGGGTTATTCCACTGATGAAGAAGTTTTGCAGCAGTTGGTTAACCTTCACCCTATAGTAAAAAAAATTCTGGAATACCGCTCTAACGCCAAACTTAAGTCAACTTATGTTGACAATCTTATTATGCTGGCGGACGGCAATTCCCGCGTGCACACTTATTTAGACCAAACGGGCACGGTGACAGGCAGGCTTTCAAGTTCAAGCCCAAATTTACAAAATATTCCGATACGCACTCCTAAAGGGCGCATGTTAAGGCGCGCTTTTGTGGCGGAAGGCGGCAAAACATTGTTAAGCGTGGACTATTCGCAAATAGATTTAAGACTGCTCGCGCATGAATCGCAAGATTCTGTTTTGGTAAACGCTTTTAAAGAAGGAGGGGATATTCACACCAAAACTGCGGCCGAAGTTTTCGGCGTTATGCGTGAAATGGTGTCTGACGAAATGCGCTCCTCGGCCAAGGCTATTAACTTTGGCATTATTTACGGGCAGGGGCCGATGGGCCTTTCCCAAAATTTAAACATTTCCGTGCGTGAAGCCAAGGAATATATTGATAATTATTTTGCCGTTTACAAAGGCGTGCGTGAGTGGATTGATAAAAATATTGCCCTAGCCAGGGAAAGAGGATACGTTAAAACGCTTTTGGGGCATATACGCTATTTGCCGGAATTTAAAATGGGCAGCGGACATATGGCTTCTTTCGCGCAAAGGGCGGCTATTAACACTATTGTTCAAGGCGGCAGCGCGGACGTTATCAAAAAAGCCATGGCTGATATTTTTAATCATTATAAAGGGACGGAAGTAAAAATGCTTTTACAGGTGCATGACGAACTTATTTTTGAACTGCCCGAAAAGAACCTGCTTAAAGAAGCTGCCGTTATTAAAAATAAAATGGAACACACTATAGAACTTAAAGTTCCGTTGCTTGCGGAAGCCAAAACCGGTGTAAACTGGTATGAGATGGAGAAGCTAAAGCTATGA
- the coaE gene encoding dephospho-CoA kinase (Dephospho-CoA kinase (CoaE) performs the final step in coenzyme A biosynthesis.), protein MSNCQVKIGLTGTILSGKSAALDIFKKFGAFTISSDEIVRELQQRENIKKEIFKIFKTTDKEVLAKQIFTNSAKRKQLERILHPRVMREAFARVKKTKNKIIVFEVPLLFEAGFEKYFDLTLCVTSSNKALAERVKKRGISANDFKLRAKAQMSGEEKAKRADMVILNDGSLKELEVKIKKIYKAIK, encoded by the coding sequence ATGAGTAATTGTCAAGTTAAAATAGGACTTACAGGCACCATATTAAGCGGCAAAAGCGCTGCTTTGGATATATTTAAAAAATTTGGCGCTTTTACCATAAGTTCAGACGAAATAGTGCGCGAACTGCAGCAGCGTGAAAATATAAAAAAAGAAATATTTAAAATTTTTAAAACTACAGATAAAGAAGTCCTTGCCAAACAAATTTTTACAAATTCCGCAAAAAGAAAACAGCTTGAACGTATTTTACATCCCAGAGTTATGAGAGAAGCTTTTGCGAGAGTTAAAAAAACAAAAAATAAAATTATAGTTTTTGAGGTGCCTCTTCTTTTTGAAGCAGGCTTTGAAAAATATTTTGACTTAACTTTATGCGTAACTTCCTCAAACAAAGCTTTAGCGGAGCGTGTTAAAAAAAGAGGCATAAGCGCTAATGATTTTAAGCTGCGCGCAAAAGCGCAAATGAGTGGGGAAGAAAAAGCAAAAAGGGCGGATATGGTTATTTTAAATGACGGTTCATTAAAAGAATTAGAAGTGAAAATAAAAAAAATATATAAAGCAATAAAATAA
- the rho gene encoding transcription termination factor Rho has translation MTEKSLEENKEKVTTKEVSKEVKEIKDVKESKEAKEVKEPKETKEVKDASASKTQQRPFTRNGNGYQQQQVRTPNGAKVMDARELGKLSVAELTKLAVNLNIEETSGLKKQALIGKIIAVQAKQNGSIYGGGVLEILPDGFGFLRSEDNNYLAGPEDIYVSPSQIKRFGLRKGDTIEGLIRPPKDGERFFAMLQVQKVNDIEVEKIYNRPLFDNLTPLHPNKRFTLELDKNDITQRIIDLMAPIGRGQRALIVAPPKTGKTMMMQSIANSITNNYKEVKLIVLLIDERPEEVTDMSRSVKGEVIASTFDEAPDRHVQVAEMALERAKRLVEQGTDVVILLDSITRLARAYNTVTPSSGRVLTGGLEATSLQRPKRFLGAARNMEEGGSLTIIATALVETGSRMDEVIFEEFKGTGNSEICLDRKLSDRRLFPAIDLNRSSTRKEDLLLSEDELNKVWIIRKVLAPLTSVDAMTLLRDKIVASKSNKDFLKQMEVSSL, from the coding sequence ATGACAGAAAAAAGTCTTGAAGAAAATAAAGAAAAAGTTACGACTAAAGAAGTCTCCAAAGAAGTTAAAGAAATAAAAGATGTAAAGGAAAGCAAAGAGGCTAAAGAAGTCAAAGAACCTAAGGAAACAAAAGAGGTTAAAGACGCTTCCGCGTCCAAAACACAGCAGCGTCCTTTTACTCGCAACGGCAACGGTTACCAGCAACAACAGGTGCGCACGCCTAACGGCGCAAAAGTTATGGACGCGCGTGAATTAGGCAAATTAAGCGTGGCTGAACTTACTAAACTTGCGGTCAACTTAAATATTGAAGAAACTTCAGGCTTAAAAAAACAGGCTTTAATAGGCAAAATTATAGCAGTGCAAGCTAAACAAAACGGTTCTATTTACGGCGGCGGCGTTTTGGAAATTTTGCCCGACGGTTTCGGCTTTCTCCGCTCCGAGGATAATAATTACTTAGCCGGGCCGGAAGATATTTATGTTTCGCCTTCGCAAATTAAACGTTTTGGTTTAAGAAAGGGCGATACTATTGAAGGCCTTATCCGCCCGCCAAAAGACGGTGAAAGATTTTTTGCCATGTTGCAGGTGCAAAAAGTTAATGACATAGAGGTTGAAAAAATTTATAACAGGCCTTTGTTTGACAACTTAACGCCGCTGCATCCTAATAAACGCTTTACTCTTGAATTAGATAAAAACGATATAACCCAGCGTATTATTGACCTTATGGCCCCCATAGGCCGCGGGCAGAGGGCTCTTATAGTGGCGCCTCCAAAAACCGGTAAAACTATGATGATGCAAAGCATAGCAAACTCAATAACAAACAATTATAAAGAAGTAAAACTTATAGTTTTGTTAATTGACGAAAGGCCCGAAGAAGTTACCGACATGAGCCGCAGCGTTAAGGGCGAGGTTATTGCCAGCACTTTTGACGAAGCCCCGGACAGACACGTACAAGTGGCCGAAATGGCTTTGGAAAGAGCAAAAAGACTTGTTGAGCAAGGCACAGACGTTGTGATTTTGCTTGACTCTATTACACGTCTTGCTCGCGCTTACAACACGGTTACGCCTTCAAGCGGACGTGTTCTTACCGGCGGTTTGGAAGCGACCTCCTTACAGCGCCCTAAAAGATTTTTAGGCGCGGCAAGAAATATGGAAGAGGGCGGTTCTCTTACAATTATAGCTACGGCTCTTGTTGAAACGGGCAGCAGAATGGACGAAGTTATTTTCGAAGAATTTAAAGGCACGGGCAACAGTGAAATATGTTTGGACAGAAAACTTTCCGACAGACGTCTTTTCCCCGCTATTGATTTAAACAGAAGTTCAACCAGAAAGGAGGATTTGCTTCTTTCCGAAGATGAACTTAACAAAGTGTGGATTATACGCAAAGTTCTTGCTCCTTTAACCTCAGTTGACGCCATGACGCTTCTTAGAGATAAAATTGTGGCCAGTAAGTCTAATAAGGACTTTTTAAAACAAATGGAAGTTTCAAGCTTATAA
- a CDS encoding toxin-antitoxin system YwqK family antitoxin, with protein sequence MEEEIISIGIGKKKLYYKAVLVAQELLDENGYVIRKNGKIPDGKVTEYLSNMQTVKNYKRGILEGKLEVIDIITGKVTMTEEYKDGELKNIIDTATIAPISPKNKNKEEDFPVAKPGDKGLCCEKVKDNIVFYENGSEIAKCSVIDGALVSGNIKNGVYKEYYETGEIKSEACYQNGVLEGPFVKYDELSRIILKEVYSNGRLEGPAAYYIYRGEERITEQAFYKDAKLHGTRLTVFPNGRPAISENYDENKLDGKREVYFENGILSIEENYKKGRLNGPRIFYYYNGAVWYKEMYVNAQLEGERIAYFPSGELYLKEHYKHGLLEGERVVYDKNGTILFSEMYSYGLPVKKKR encoded by the coding sequence ATGGAAGAAGAAATAATATCAATAGGCATAGGCAAAAAAAAGCTTTATTATAAAGCTGTTCTCGTCGCGCAGGAACTTTTGGACGAAAACGGCTATGTCATTCGTAAAAACGGCAAAATACCCGACGGTAAGGTAACGGAATACCTTTCTAATATGCAAACTGTAAAGAATTACAAAAGGGGCATATTGGAAGGCAAACTTGAGGTTATTGACATTATTACGGGCAAAGTAACAATGACGGAAGAGTATAAAGACGGTGAGCTTAAAAATATTATAGATACCGCTACAATAGCGCCTATATCTCCCAAAAATAAAAATAAAGAAGAAGATTTTCCTGTTGCCAAACCCGGCGACAAAGGGCTTTGTTGTGAAAAAGTAAAAGATAATATCGTTTTTTATGAGAACGGCAGTGAAATAGCCAAATGTTCTGTTATTGACGGTGCGTTAGTTTCGGGTAATATAAAGAACGGTGTTTACAAAGAATATTATGAAACCGGTGAAATTAAATCTGAAGCCTGTTACCAAAACGGAGTGCTTGAAGGGCCGTTTGTTAAATATGACGAGTTATCGCGTATTATTTTAAAAGAAGTTTATTCCAATGGCAGGCTTGAAGGGCCTGCGGCTTATTATATTTACCGCGGTGAAGAAAGAATAACCGAGCAGGCTTTTTATAAGGATGCCAAACTTCACGGAACGCGGCTTACAGTTTTTCCTAACGGACGCCCCGCCATAAGTGAAAATTATGATGAGAACAAACTTGACGGCAAGCGTGAAGTTTATTTTGAAAACGGTATTTTAAGCATTGAAGAGAATTATAAAAAAGGCCGTCTTAACGGCCCCAGGATTTTTTATTATTACAACGGCGCGGTTTGGTATAAAGAAATGTACGTAAACGCTCAGTTGGAGGGGGAGAGAATAGCCTATTTCCCTTCCGGCGAACTTTATTTAAAAGAACATTACAAACATGGTTTACTGGAAGGGGAAAGAGTTGTGTATGATAAGAATGGCACAATATTATTCTCCGAAATGTACAGCTACGGCCTGCCTGTTAAGAAAAAGAGATAA
- the ispE gene encoding 4-(cytidine 5'-diphospho)-2-C-methyl-D-erythritol kinase, which produces MNEASLKIFCPAKINLFLEIVSKLPNGYHELQTIFAKLDFGDNILLTLSPSDKTEINLKITGPYGHAITADADNLVYKAAQRFFEFTGISAKCDISLEKNIPTGAGLGGGSSDAGCLLRTFCNHYKTDFTMLVPLAAKLGADVALFLYDEPVLKGEGIGEKLTPLKIKDALPYVVLSYPDTHISTKDVFDRLKVGSKEEILTNLAKLDKIIAGLTEGSAWEKYIYNRLEDYVLPFSKPVLELKKLMQTLGAKNIMMSGSGSTVFSLFDSSSDACAFAEKLINRGCVAVKTQLWRGLYNENY; this is translated from the coding sequence ATGAACGAAGCTTCCTTAAAGATATTCTGTCCCGCTAAAATAAATTTATTTTTAGAGATAGTTTCCAAACTGCCTAACGGTTACCATGAACTGCAAACAATTTTTGCAAAGTTAGATTTTGGGGATAATATTTTACTAACCCTTTCTCCGTCAGATAAGACGGAAATCAACCTTAAAATAACAGGCCCCTACGGGCATGCCATAACGGCCGACGCGGATAACCTTGTTTATAAGGCGGCTCAGCGTTTTTTTGAATTTACAGGCATAAGCGCCAAATGCGATATATCGCTTGAAAAAAATATTCCGACAGGCGCGGGGTTGGGGGGCGGCTCTTCGGATGCAGGATGCCTCCTTCGCACTTTTTGCAACCATTATAAGACAGATTTTACAATGCTTGTTCCTTTGGCTGCTAAACTCGGCGCGGACGTAGCGTTGTTTCTATATGACGAACCTGTTTTAAAAGGAGAAGGCATAGGTGAAAAACTTACGCCTTTAAAAATTAAAGACGCACTGCCTTATGTGGTGTTGTCTTACCCAGATACGCACATATCTACTAAAGATGTTTTTGATAGGCTGAAGGTTGGAAGTAAAGAAGAAATATTGACAAACTTGGCTAAGCTTGATAAAATTATAGCTGGTCTTACAGAAGGAAGTGCGTGGGAAAAATACATATATAACAGATTAGAAGATTATGTATTACCTTTCAGTAAGCCTGTTTTGGAGTTAAAGAAGTTAATGCAAACCCTAGGAGCCAAAAATATTATGATGTCCGGTTCCGGTTCAACAGTTTTTAGTTTATTTGATAGTTCCAGTGATGCCTGTGCATTTGCTGAAAAATTAATAAATCGGGGTTGTGTTGCAGTAAAAACGCAACTTTGGAGGGGTTTGTATAATGAAAATTACTGA
- a CDS encoding SpoVG family protein, with protein MKITEIRIHLMGEERLKAFASVTFDDSFVVRNMKVVEGTKGVFLCMPSRKLPDGSHKDMVHPINQEFREYLETNVLKAYTEELAKNPDGAKKTSHEEE; from the coding sequence ATGAAAATTACTGAAATAAGAATTCACCTAATGGGTGAAGAGCGTTTAAAGGCGTTTGCGAGCGTTACATTTGATGACTCTTTTGTAGTCAGAAACATGAAGGTTGTTGAAGGCACAAAAGGTGTTTTCTTATGTATGCCGTCAAGAAAGCTTCCTGATGGTTCCCATAAAGATATGGTTCATCCTATCAACCAGGAATTTAGGGAGTATCTTGAAACTAACGTTTTAAAAGCTTATACGGAAGAGCTTGCTAAAAACCCTGACGGCGCTAAAAAAACATCGCACGAAGAAGAATAG
- the ruvA gene encoding Holliday junction branch migration protein RuvA, whose product MIGYLKGQILSLSEDSVLILVNGVGYEVNCAPVAVSALEEGQETALYIAESISPYDGTVLYGFLTKEDKQLWAIFKTSIPNTGAKKALEYLNKALRSVADFHNAIVKKDPKILTGIFGFTAKTAEKLIHSLDGKMDAVTIAGVPKIKIEGEAPFMSEVMMALTALGYSPMEARKAIDQLYKTGLANDSVENIIRAALRILKK is encoded by the coding sequence ATGATAGGTTACTTAAAGGGGCAAATTTTATCTTTATCGGAAGACAGCGTTCTGATACTAGTAAACGGGGTGGGCTATGAAGTTAATTGCGCGCCCGTGGCAGTATCGGCCTTAGAAGAGGGGCAGGAAACCGCCCTTTATATAGCCGAGTCAATTTCTCCCTATGACGGAACCGTGCTATACGGTTTTTTAACTAAAGAAGACAAACAGCTTTGGGCCATTTTTAAAACATCTATTCCCAATACAGGCGCTAAAAAGGCGCTTGAATATTTAAATAAAGCGCTTAGAAGCGTGGCAGATTTTCATAACGCTATAGTAAAAAAAGATCCTAAAATTTTAACGGGTATTTTCGGTTTTACGGCTAAAACGGCTGAAAAACTTATCCATTCTTTAGACGGCAAGATGGATGCCGTTACAATAGCCGGCGTTCCTAAAATAAAAATAGAGGGTGAAGCGCCTTTTATGTCAGAAGTTATGATGGCGTTAACCGCTTTGGGCTACAGCCCTATGGAAGCCAGGAAAGCTATTGACCAACTTTACAAAACAGGTCTTGCCAATGACAGCGTTGAAAATATTATCAGGGCGGCATTAAGGATATTAAAGAAATGA
- the ruvB gene encoding Holliday junction branch migration DNA helicase RuvB, whose translation MSSYNEVLDLNPSSEEKNGLDAALRPSSLREFVGQASLKENLHVFLTAAKKRGEALDHTLFYSPPGLGKTTLANILAKEMGVNIKTTSGPVLSRPGDLAAMLTTEISEGDILFVDEIHRLNPAVEEALYPAMEDFNFFINTGKGAGSTTLKLSVPKFTLVGATTRSGLLTGPLRDRFGIVFNLNFYEITEIADILERSAKLLNIEADRRGLEALAARSRGTPRIANRLLRRARDFAQVKGDGVITCDIADIAMQSLDIDAEGLDTMDKRILEALIEKFGGGPVGVENLAIAVSESIDTLTDVIEPYLIKAGFIARTPRGRVATKKAYDHLGRKSPEGMLF comes from the coding sequence ATGAGCAGCTATAACGAAGTGCTGGACTTAAACCCCAGCAGTGAAGAAAAGAACGGGCTTGACGCGGCTTTAAGGCCGTCGTCTTTGCGTGAGTTTGTGGGCCAGGCCAGTTTAAAGGAAAACCTGCATGTTTTTTTAACAGCCGCTAAAAAACGCGGCGAAGCGCTTGACCATACTCTTTTTTACTCTCCTCCCGGCTTAGGTAAAACTACTCTTGCCAATATTTTAGCTAAAGAAATGGGCGTAAATATTAAAACAACTTCAGGCCCTGTGCTTTCACGACCCGGCGATTTGGCGGCCATGCTTACTACCGAAATTTCCGAAGGGGATATTTTGTTTGTGGATGAAATTCACCGCCTTAACCCGGCGGTTGAGGAAGCGCTTTACCCAGCTATGGAAGATTTTAACTTTTTTATTAATACGGGCAAAGGGGCGGGATCAACAACTTTAAAACTTTCGGTTCCCAAATTTACTTTAGTAGGCGCCACAACACGCTCAGGCCTTTTAACGGGGCCTTTGCGCGACAGGTTTGGCATTGTTTTTAATCTTAACTTTTATGAAATAACCGAAATCGCTGATATTTTGGAACGTTCGGCCAAGCTTTTAAATATTGAAGCCGACAGGCGTGGTTTGGAAGCGCTGGCCGCCCGTTCACGAGGCACGCCCCGTATAGCTAACAGACTTTTAAGAAGAGCGCGCGATTTCGCGCAGGTAAAAGGCGACGGCGTAATAACTTGCGATATAGCGGACATTGCCATGCAATCCTTAGATATTGACGCCGAAGGCTTGGACACTATGGATAAACGCATACTTGAGGCGCTTATTGAAAAATTCGGCGGCGGCCCAGTAGGCGTTGAGAACCTTGCCATAGCGGTAAGCGAAAGCATTGACACTTTAACCGACGTTATAGAACCGTACCTTATTAAAGCAGGTTTTATAGCCAGAACTCCGCGCGGAAGAGTGGCTACTAAAAAAGCCTATGACCACCTTGGCAGAAAATCACCGGAAGGAATGCTTTTTTAA
- a CDS encoding SpoIID/LytB domain-containing protein — protein MKKIILTLTVLLFGVNSFALKVLIVQNSSKQDITASGAFTITDKASNKKYKLKTGGTFKVTISNGTLKVGSVSTSGEVLITPLKNTIFTIGGNGYTGKIIISPEKNVFNIIEETDIENYLYGVLPYEMSYSWHIEALKAQAVAARTYTAKTLESPVNKKFDLYSDVRSQMYKGSAKVYPSVKEAVDDTKNEVLKYDGKLFYTYYHANCGGHTDPLPWGGAENKIKPLSGAKCAACGHSKNATWSNVIAQNSIDKFAEKKDLKGGVTAISIVKKTSNGRAVQLQLKTKNGKKNVSCNDFRIAVGSTKFKSCHLTDIKKVSSGFSFAGRGYGHGTGLCQDGAHGMAKKGEKYKEILQNFYPGSKLSKI, from the coding sequence ATGAAGAAAATAATTTTAACTTTAACCGTTTTGTTGTTTGGCGTAAACAGCTTTGCGCTTAAGGTTTTAATTGTGCAAAATTCCTCTAAACAAGATATCACGGCAAGCGGCGCTTTTACTATTACAGACAAGGCTTCCAACAAAAAATACAAACTTAAAACAGGAGGCACGTTTAAAGTAACAATAAGTAACGGTACTTTAAAAGTGGGGTCTGTTTCCACAAGCGGCGAAGTTTTAATAACGCCTTTAAAGAACACAATTTTTACAATAGGCGGTAACGGTTATACCGGTAAAATAATAATTTCGCCTGAGAAAAATGTTTTTAATATTATTGAGGAAACCGATATTGAAAATTATTTGTACGGTGTTTTACCTTATGAGATGAGTTACTCCTGGCATATAGAGGCGCTTAAAGCCCAAGCGGTGGCCGCGCGCACATATACGGCTAAAACCTTAGAATCACCGGTAAACAAAAAATTTGATTTATATTCAGACGTAAGAAGCCAAATGTACAAAGGCTCGGCAAAGGTTTACCCGTCTGTAAAAGAAGCGGTTGATGATACTAAAAATGAAGTTTTAAAATATGACGGCAAACTTTTTTACACTTACTACCACGCCAATTGCGGCGGGCATACGGACCCGCTTCCGTGGGGCGGGGCGGAAAACAAAATTAAACCCTTAAGCGGCGCTAAATGCGCGGCCTGCGGGCACAGCAAAAACGCCACGTGGAGTAATGTTATAGCGCAAAACTCTATTGATAAATTTGCCGAAAAGAAAGATTTAAAAGGCGGTGTAACCGCCATAAGCATAGTTAAAAAAACTTCCAATGGAAGGGCGGTTCAATTACAGCTTAAAACAAAAAACGGCAAGAAAAATGTTTCCTGCAACGATTTTAGAATAGCCGTGGGATCAACAAAATTTAAAAGCTGTCATTTAACGGATATTAAAAAAGTTTCTTCCGGCTTTAGTTTTGCCGGGCGCGGCTACGGCCACGGTACCGGCCTTTGCCAGGACGGCGCGCACGGTATGGCAAAAAAGGGGGAGAAATATAAAGAAATTCTGCAAAACTTCTACCCTGGTTCAAAACTTTCCAAAATTTAA